In Dermacentor andersoni chromosome 11, qqDerAnde1_hic_scaffold, whole genome shotgun sequence, the sequence aatggttggtcttcccgctgaagtgcaaaaacattgcaggcatgccCATATGTCAATATATGCGGACAACATTTGTCTAGTTAGctggatatcaacacaagcgtttagctctgatagctcgacaggcattactttcagttcaaaattaccttcaaggtgttgggttaaCTCTCTcagtggaaaaatctggcttcatcatatttccaggtagaggaagatgGTATGTggggctgaagatagaccttgatcaatcttgccttcgtcaattgaagcacaagcgctttttgggcgtcattattgactaccatCTACAGTGGCGATGAGCTGTGGAATCGATTGTGACTTcactatcttcgcgtctcaatgtgatccgtagagttgcaagtgagcaatgcagaaatcacccttcttcagtGGTCAGGCTGCATGATGCATtggtgacgagtcgaataatgtaccagctccctttaatttccccctcgctatcacagctggaacgacttgaggttttgcacagaaagggcctaaggagggctcttggcgttccgcagactgctcctaacaatgcagtactttatgagtctctatcgagacctcttagcctagtcgcttcacaaaggttattgatgcaaattggccgcctcaaacagacggtagccgggcgagcccttctacagcacCTTCGAAAAAaaatctgagtcccgagcgtacttggcccttaatactcttggtcACCTGGGttttgacgctagaggtcgaactaagaggttgaaaccacttAGGTCATTCACAAACGTTGATTGTTTGTTGACAATTCTTCATGTTCGcactaagcggagttctcctttggcggcaacgcgttcgctcgtactcgaacatcttgagactgaatatgcacgtcttcaaatttttactgatggctctgtggacaaggttagaggatctagtgcagctgcttttcacattcccccTTTGAaatatgattggtctgttcgcttcactgcattCGTGTCCTCTACAACAgacgaaagcgttgccattgaggcagctttaaagaagctacggttttgtccGCCTCAACCTATTGTCATTcatacagattcaaaatctgcccttcaaaggttagagcataggttccctactgatgccttatgtcttagctccctacgctcgatgcacaatctccatatcaaaggcttctccatacgtttccaatgggtgccctcacatataggtatcataggcaacgagatggcggacagcctcacccatagagcgctgtctggggatccattgagaaaagtgcctcaagaggacaagagactcttcagagaagcagtgttttGTGCCACTTCATTTCTTTGTGGAGCTCaactcacaagccatgtgtgaccaagggtctcaaaagaaaccaagccactttactgctccgcattcacacgggctctgctcgtacccctgcgtggatgtataagactggcctggcgttgtctccattatgttcaatgtgtggtgtgtgcggtgacatagaaaattaccttatgtgctgtactctgtataacgcggaaaggagtatgtaattcgggtccctcaagaagacaggggttcctcacagttctcttcaggacattgttttcccgcacgggaaccagttgtgtaggaaggaagtttctcgccttcttttaaattacctgcaggacacagaatttggcctccacatggtgacgttaggagtgactatttgtaattgtgaggtctgtgtctgatttatgtgatttatttattttaagtgtcgctacggtggagcaattgtcggcagcaactgcaaggctaatcccaccagtagcctacaaccactcaactcaacttaTTTCAGTGccctttctttattgatttagaGGGATAAGGTTGATTACCAGTAACGAAAAAAATGGTCAAACCTACTCAATTTTGAACTTTGCACTGAAACCAGCATATCAGTGACATCATGCATTTCATTGTACAGTGGACTCCCGATAAATGTTGGCCACTCATAGGCATAATGTATTGTGCCTAATACTGTTTTGGAATAGACGGCAAGAGATGCAGTTGAAAGATTGCAGTGCTATTTTGAATGCGTGGTCTGCACAAAATTATTGGGAATCCTGTCCTGCATGGACACAACTTTAAATAAACAGAGTACAATTTTTGTTCCTTCGAGTTCCGTTTAGGTGGAGCCTACTGTAATAGTTTTAAAGCTTTATGGGTTAAGTTATTGGTTAATGCAGTGTAGATTATCCAGGCCCGAGTAGAATCTGTCAAATTATGTGATGTCATGGCAACCTAGTGCAGCAGCTTCAGGGTAGCATTGCCATCAGTCTTGATTTTTGTGTCCTTTCTGGTTAACCAAACCTCCCCCTCTTTGCAAGAGTGGCCTTTTGGGCATTGAAGAAGCTTAACTTAATATACTTTAATGTGCCTTTACACATGACACACTGATGACTACAACTCAACAATCCAGGGTTGTATGCTTGATTGATCACTCTTAAAGATATTTCCTGCATGGCGTGGTTTCCAGTGTGACACTTGATTTTAGTAACAGGTGTTCTGTCTAGGTGCTCAGCCAAAAGCATCGAATGAAAGTGATATCCCCGAAAATGATCGTTTCCCAGTATGGCcccagcgtgaaaaaaaaaaaggggggggggggggagggggaccaTTCTGGGCATTGCTCATTTCTTGACGTTGCAGGTTTAGATTGAGCACTACATTATGGGGTtttcatgccaaaaccacaatcttattatgaggcacagtgtagtggggtactccggaataatttggaccaccaggggttctttattaaaacttctttctgggcgagttggtgcatacttgatttgactaaTGTAACAGcactaacacatgcaaccacaaaggaacaaggatgAGACTTTATTGATGGAAGATGGACACCTTATATAAGGCGAAAGGCAGATGTGAAGTGGGAAGGAGCAATACAAACAATACAAATTAGTTGACAGCGCTTGTGTCTcatccttgttcctttgtggttgcatgtgttagcgctgttacatTTGTCAAATCAAGGGGTTCTTTAACacgtacctaaatctaagtacacgattgTTTTCGCATcttgccctcatcgaaatgcggccactgtggctgggattcgatcccgcaacctcatgcttagcaactcaaaaccacagccactaagcaaccacagcgtgTCTGCATTGAGCACTGAGGTCATTGCAAGTGCTTGTATGTAGCTGCAGTGGTCAATGCTTACATTCTCTTCTTTTGTGTATTGTCATTTAGCACTGCTTACATCCAATGTCAGCATGCCTGAACCACTGAGTTAAaaagcaaaattgcagtgccAGAGGGCAAAGATACAAGCTTCAGGCTGAAACTGAACCAGTCATTCTGGTCAAAAAGCAGAGAAGCAATTTTAGCACCACCAAGCGAGAACTCATTTAATGCACACAATCTGTTTACAGGGAGGGCATGTAATGTGAAAATTACAGGTGAAATGCCAGAATTCAGAGTGCACTAGAAAAAGATGCATGAGGTGTGCCAAAGACAGTCTATTACTTGCAAATACAAAACTGCTTCCGTGATTTTCATTCGGGTTGACTTATTATCACACACGTTGTCACTAATAACATAGTTTTGACATCTTGAAAAATGTCTTTGCTGGCACCCTACAGGTCCATTTCAAGCATTATCACTGCTTTTAACAAACATTTCAATTTTATCATAACTCTATTGTAAATAAGGTTTATTGTGCAAGGTCACAAGCCAGTAAAACATTGAAAATGCGCACATACATTCAGTAGTGCACAGATGGGGAGTACCTTCCTTGGAAGTTGTATTTTCAGTTGGCATGCagaaatgtgtgtgtgtacacacacacataggTAGAGTTGAGTGTGCTACTCTATAGCCTCTTAAATACCATCATGATTTCTTGCCTAAAATTAAGGCACAGAAATCAGACGGAAATTGTGGTGTACTAATGCATGTGCCTCTGTCAATAGCATAGTTGGCAATGCCAGATTCAACTTACAGGTGCGGTGGTGATGTCATGCGGTTCGTTCACGAACCAGTGACTGAATGATTGGCCTCGGCTGTGTCTTGAGGCACAGAAAGGAGTAGGGACAACTTGCCTATCGATGCTCCAAAGTAGGAGTGTGGGATACTCAGGGAAAGATGTTGAAGTGCGGATTACCTGTGGCAAGCCAAGATTCTCTGAGAGGAGCTAAGCACCTAAGAACAGCACATGGTCAAGATACAGCCATGCCCTCACTAAAAAGTTTTCTATCGAGGCCACTGTTCTGTCGACTAGATTTGCACAGTGACGCAGGCGCATAGTCAGGACAGCTGACCATGTCATACAGGTGAATGCATTTAATTTGCTGCAGTAGAGTGCTAGTTATGATGCAGTGTGTTGTAGAAAAGAAACCACACACGCAGATGCCAAGTGTATACTACTACATGCACCTTTTGGCATGGCACAGCCAAGCTGCAGCCTATGTCGAGGGACCATGTAGCAACTGCCCTACAAAGAATGTGCCTTCTTATTTCACCCTATCATGGGTGCTTTTCATTGCAAAACTGCTGCTTTTAGATTTTTAAATGAAACCTGTCTGCTAACATCCTAGTAAAATGAGTGAGAAAGGAAGCTGAGCACTGCCCTACATGTGGTCTCTCAATATGCTTCGCAGATAAATCAAGACAGTTGGTATAACTGTGCTGTCCTGCTAGCCAGTAATTAAGTTAGCAAAGCCTCACAACTGCAATTAAGTATCGCCCAAAATTTTTGGCACCTATTCACTACACCCACTAGCATATTCATACTGTCGTTACATCAATTTGCTGCAGTTGATCGCCCTGCTCCCAATGAATCTGATACCCTGCTgccattattatcattatcacaGAACCATGACAAAAGTACTCAAAGCCACACACTGATTCAATGCTACCAGGAACTGCAAAAGCTTGTACAGAACTCACTTCTAAACCATAAATCCATGACCGGTTCTTCTCACTGCACTCTTGCTTTTGACAATCCTGTGGAAGCAAAGCTCCTCCTGGGGCCAACGGTGTCTCCTCTCCTGGTTGAGACAAAGCAGCATGACTCTTGACGATGTCCTCTATCCCCTTGCTCACTTATGTTGGGAATATGATGTTTTGCACTTTTGAGAGGGTGTGCCCAGCACTCAATTGAAGCGCTGATAATAAGCACTATGTGAAAGGGCTCCAAGTTTTTCATATAGAGGTGCTTTCTTGTTTGACTGGACAACAATGTTGTGTGCTGCGAGTCTGGTATGGTTATACAACCGAACTGGCAGTCTGCAAGGTTAGTTTGGTCAGCAGCAACACAAAACCAACACCAGAACGCATTGTTCTATTGCAGAGTGGAGCCAAAGTTTCATGCTGTGTAGGAAATAGTAGCAAGGCTTCATTCATTTGTGTTAAATAGGTATTTATACTTGTTGATCCACACGAGCAGGAAACAGTAGACGAGGACAAACGTAGGAGGTCACACGTGCCGCTTGACTTATTATGAAGTATTTGTGCACACCACATATTCCGTTGACTCGGACGAACAACATGTAAGAGCGGTTTCATCAGAGTCGCCGCTTAGGGTGTAGTAGCATTTCATAGCTCGGTCTTACGGCTGGCAGGAAATGAGTCGTCCAGGCAGTCGGCGTCGCCTTTGCGTAGCACGCGCTGGCGGCACAGGTAGGTGGCGAGTGGCTCCTCCTGACTGCCGAAGTACCATCGCTCGATGTCGGTCTCGTACTGCTCGAGCAGGGCCTCGCACTGGCTCTTGAGCTGCGTCACCTCGGCCGAAGGGCTGTCCCAGAGCTCGTACGGGATGCCTAAGTCCACCTTGACGCCCTTGGCGACTAGACCATGCAGCGTTCGGAACGTAGTGCTCGTTCCTTTGGCGAAGCGCGTGCTGTCCTTACGTTCCTTGTGAATATTGTACTCGAGCAGCCGGTCACACACGCCGTCTAGCGACTCCACTAATCGTAGTTCAGAAACCGCATACTTCTTGCGTTTGCGCCCGCCGTCTAGGGTGTATCCGGTCTCGATGACATCGTGCGTTTTGCCAGTCTCCCCGAGACGTGCTTCCAGCTCCACGGCGAGGTACTTGCACGCTTCGCACCTGGACGCATACTTGACACCATACAGCGTCTCTTCTACGCTCTCATCCGCTGCTACACTGCTCAACGTAGCGCTAAGCGCAAGGATGATCGACGCAAGACACAATCCGCGCATTGCCCCTTCAGGCACGCAGCACTGACCGGCGCTTCTAGGCTATACGAGCAATGCGAGTCGGCCGCGAACGCTACTAGACTGGCTTGATATCCGGCGATTAGATAAATGTACAAAGGTGCAACCATAGTGCAACTATAGAGAAATAAATTtaaacaagagcggacactcccatagagcccagcggccgaattgactgtagcacaccaagcggatgttgttgattccttccggtttcggttttgggcgcgcgcgttttgaacaccagttggtacccgccgcgccggctccgctactcggcgcggcattcattctttttcttttttttttcgcttctgctgaacctcgcgtggccttggcgtggaatcgtttcattaacaagtagaaatgattgcgattgacctttacaagactgcgccgaatctgtcaggtgcaatttcataaagaaaacgaaagacgtcttctgaaatgatgaaatgtttattttgctctatataaatgctcgttccgggcttcttctgcattcatccaaagttgtggcaccaggtaagcagcagtcgttgccgtacgatgcttcaccggatgccatcagctgacaGAAAGTAAATTaaaagcatgtatcattttggtatattgacctaacaggagtattgcgtgtagaggcgaaacgtgcgtaagtggtgaatgagcggcattacagataaattcacccTCTAgctgttatagtgagaaactctatggtcgcgGGCGTCTATAAATGTCGAAcgaaaatccctcacgtgacctgatcctaggtgcctagggacagggtCGTTTAGGGACTCTTGAGATCGCGCCATGTGGCGCGTTGAACATAAGCGTTGAATCTCCAGCCCACGCTGACCGCTGATATATCTCGGCAGtgggttcagtatttgttggcgaGAAGTCGTGCAGTAGCAGTGGTGTGGCATGTCGGCGTTTGGTCTCGGTGAACTATGGTAGTGTGAGACTCGTATTTCTCTAGTGATGCTGACGATCGAAATATTCAAGTGGCGTCGCGCCTCGGCAATGCAATTTGCGAACCGGCGCTGTGCAGCAACGCCGCTGTGTTCGCCCTATTAGGCAGCGTCATCACATCGAACATGCACCTTTACCAAACTTCGTTCTTTATTCTGCCTTTACTCGATGGGTGTCGTAGGTGGAGCTATTGTACGTGTTCTTCGCCACGACTTACGTTACGTAAGTaacttaaagagacactaaagagcaaaatgatttcttctgcaccagtaaattacctttccatCACACGAAAAACACCACTCTCACCatgataagacgcttggtaaactagaaaaagcgcaagaacgaaagacaggTGGCGGTGCCtctttgaagttcccgcacctggtcgctgtgacgtcagggattttgatggcaccttctaTGGCCTACCTAATTATATAACCGTACAATtttactacattgtgttctaaaggaggcaaatattaaacatgacaaGTTTCGCTAACCtgtactcagccaacgcggccctaatgcgaaaacatgctttggaatccctgacgtcacactgacgtaccggcgtcggggtttcggcgcgaaattcaaatactgatacttcgaccttcattttgtcATCTAATaaacaaactattattttgaaataagtgcctgcagggttctcaaacaaggCTTTATTAGTcgcaactgatttattgtttcgctttagtgtccctttgaggtggtgtttgctcacaactgttcacgcgtcgttgaaatggggcagcgcatgttttcaatcATGTTCAGCGCTTGTGTACCATCTATGACCTCATGTGATTTACTTTTATCATGGGCGTTACGCcaattatcgcgtagtgctgtgaagTTAAAGGAGCTTTAGTGACATCACATGGTTTGCCAGAATTCCACAAACTAAAATGCAGAgtagatgtttaatattattCGTACTAAGGGCGCAATAAACACGGTGAGGTGGAGCTTAATACTGTGCCCTGTTATGTTCAGCTTCATCTCTGCCCGTTTCTCGCGCTCTTAGTTTTAGCAATGGGACGCAGGGTTCTGTGTAAAGTTGGGACGAATGAATGTGTATATGTGTGTCTGCAATAACTTCACTGCAACATATTTGTGTAATGCGATGAAGCAAACAGTGTATTGTGGTGACGGGATGTATGGCAGCCctagttccagctttgatgtccccgttaccCTGAAGATACTGCCCTACCCGCTTTAATATAATTTCAGGTGCTCTTGAACTCCCTAtttgccggtatttttattttcacatgctgaatggtcccaccgcaatacatatatgtagtgaggtgaagcttattataaagttgccaaatgctttgacagtgtcagacctaacagttttagaatgacatggccaatacaacagcccagaccttcactttaacaattttattaggactttcaaactaatcttacagcacagaaaaacaatgtAAACACCTCAAGAGTTGATTAGCAAGTAATACTGGAAAGCACAAGTCTAGTGGCCACTCAACCAACAGACCTTAAGTGCTTAAAAATGTCTAGCATATTGATGCAGGTTGATCAGACTTATTGcgatattggttgctttacaatgaaaataatagtattggataagaggatgcaagcgactcgtgtgctgcttggttatgcaCACCAAATGGGTGCCAGAAAtacccaaacagagtgcttgtttacgcatgctgcttgcgtccactaatctaaagctctctaatgtcagcaGAGAGGCTGTAAAAATAGAGCTTTGGaacttcacaactccaattttgtttcttgTGTACTCATACAACCTAAACACTACGCTTTCGTGACAGCATCTGGCTAGCTCATAGCCACATTGAATTAGGGGAAGGAAagaacagcttgaataaacatACACTATGTCTGATCAGAAAGTTTTGGTCGTTTGAGTGCTCCCAACATTGTGACTTATCATAGAAAACTGCTGGGAGAGGCATAGAGGAAAAGTAGGTCAAGGGGCTTTTAGAAAGAGTTGGGAAGGCGCATTTTGGCAACTACATCATTGCGGCACTTCATTGCACTGTGCACACGTAATTCTCGTCACTTGCTCAATTGCATTAGTGATAGCGCCGATGCATTGTCCTCTATGCTGGCATGCACCATTCGCAGCACTGATTGCATCCTCCTCTACACTTGAGGTACTGCATGGGGCACATTTCTGAATACATCATCCTCTTCACTCCCTACATAAGGTGTCAATAGTGCTGTAGAGAGATGGCATCACCAAACCCAAGAATTGTGGAAACATTTGGCTGCCGAAACGTCCAAGCAATTGAAATTCACTCGAGCATCCACAATGCATGGTTTGGAAAAAGCATTGACAGAAAAACATGAATATCTATCATGCTAAGGGAGAAGTTGAGAGGGagcagcattttctttttgtgacaGGTCGGGCAGCCGCTACTCTGCTGGCAGTTTTGCCTTCAATAAATATGAGGACAACGGCTCAGCATGTCAGCCATCATAACATTGTTCTTGCATAAATGCAGGGTGGGAAATCATTGAATGACAAAATCTTCAAAATGCTGTTATGTTACATTTCCTCGTGTGCTAATGTGAGAGGTTGTTGATATCTCAATCTTAGTAACCAAAGAAGGCTGCTCGCAATGGGTGATCCTAGGTTTAAGCGAACTTTAGCTCTTAACAACAACAAGAATGCCAACAATGTAAACTTGCATGAAAATTAAACTTTGTGGTTGCAGTGATTTGTCTTTCTTGAGCTGGAGGGCAAGACTCAGTGGCTGGACTTGGAGAAGGAAGATCTATCCCACCTTGGTGGTGGTCCAGCTTTAAAAGATTCTATCAGTGTTACACATCTGTGGTGGTCTAATAACAAGGGATGATAATATTGTGCAGAGTAAATAACTGCATGTTGGAAATTGCCTGGAAGAGGATATGGGTGCTTTGACAGCTGGACTGTGACACCACACAGGTGTACGTGAAGCCTTTGCCAAAAAGGTAGTTAATTGCATCAATGCACTATGCGGCATAATTTGTATTACAAATGTTATGCTGTTACGCAGTGTAATACCATATTTATTCATGTAAGGCCCAcactttttaattattttttacgGGGCCTTACACGAGACAGCTTATGGCTATGCACTGAGGCCCCAAACTGCGCTCAGACTGCAATGCAGAATAATGCAACCCATGAACATCCACTTATTCAGTCATTGCTTCCACTGCCATTGTTGCTGGACAcattgccacattttgcgacaaaagcagtgatcacTCAGTTAGAGGCCCGTCCCAATATTATTCCAAGAATTctttaaacagttcattttttcAGCATGAAGCATGTCATGCCTCTCAAGTAAACTACTTTGCACTGAACCACATCCTGCCCAACTAGAAAATTAACCACGCAATAGGCTACTAGAAGTAGCTAA encodes:
- the CNPYb gene encoding protein canopy homolog 4, translating into MRGLCLASIILALSATLSSVAADESVEETLYGVKYASRCEACKYLAVELEARLGETGKTHDVIETGYTLDGGRKRKKYAVSELRLVESLDGVCDRLLEYNIHKERKDSTRFAKGTSTTFRTLHGLVAKGVKVDLGIPYELWDSPSAEVTQLKSQCEALLEQYETDIERWYFGSQEEPLATYLCRQRVLRKGDADCLDDSFPASRKTEL